The following coding sequences lie in one Apium graveolens cultivar Ventura chromosome 3, ASM990537v1, whole genome shotgun sequence genomic window:
- the LOC141711824 gene encoding uncharacterized protein LOC141711824: protein MDTQTAPFLRCLAAVIAVGALTIATRITASNDPVVSRIAFGSCADQNTPQPIWEAINKYDPQVFIWLGDNIYGDNKRPFRVFGKERTIGPWKNVPRFYPVSELEMQEKYRKTKNGPGYARLRQSAKVVGTWDDHDYGLNDAGKEFSEKITNQRLLLDFLDEPQDSPRRKQAGVYTSYTFGPSGKKIKVILLDTRYHRDPLRSDGNVLGNSQWAWLEKELNGPASAITIIGSSIQVVSNISATTGPLFYLESWGRFPKERLRLFKLISDSKRDGVVFISGDVHFGEIARYDCGAGYPLYDVTSSGLTQAVEKVIPSPFQSFVRFVAWLTPTTMRVKNKSCRYKSCTYGQPNFGVIDVNWAAVPVSVKLEVRDARGMPVHSVIVSLSDLQTRDTGSKDSIGAREHRKHCSLEVTLPWIIRYRLAILFFCTLAVLLLLLAGLLYVIVSAFIRCSRKHKLD, encoded by the exons ATGGACACACAAACGGCGCCGTTTCTACGGTGCTTGGCGGCGGTTATAGCTGTCGGAGCTCTGACAATTGCTACTCGCATAACTGCTTCAAACGATCCTGTCGTTTCTCGTATTGCCTTCGGATCATGCGCCGACCAAAACACTCCTCAG CCAATATGGGAAGCAATAAATAAGTATGATCCTCAAGTATTTATTTGGTTGGGTGATAATATTTATGGAGATAATAAGAGGCCTTTTCGAGTGTTTGGGAAAGAAAGGACTATTGGACCTTGGAAAAATGTGCCTAGATTTTATCCTGTTTCGGAGCTCGAAATGCAGGAGAAGTACAGAAAGACCAAGAATGGTCCCGGTTATGCTCGGCTAAGACAGTCTGCTAAG gttgTTGGCACATGGGATGACCATGATTATGGGTTAAATGATGCagggaaagaatttagtgagaagaTCACAAATCAAAGACTTCTGCTTGATTTCTTGGACGAACCCCAGGACAGTCCACG CCGCAAACAAGCCGGAGTTTACACATCATATACATTTGGCCCTTCGGGTAAAAAAATAAAG GTTATACTTCTAGATACCAGATACCACAGAGATCCACTGCGTAGTGATGGAAATGTTCTTGGAAATTCACAATGGGCATGGTTGGAGAAGGAGTTGAATGGGCCTGCATCTGCTATAACTATTATTGGATCGTCTATCCAG GTTGTATCAAATATTTCAGCAACAACTGGCCCTCTATTCTATTTGGAGTCCTGGGGACGTTTTCCAAAGGAGAGGTTGCGGCTCTTTAAGTTGATATCAGACAGTAAG AGGGATGGAGTCGTCTTTATAAGTGGGGATGTTCATTTTGGAGAAATCGCACGATATGACTGCGGTGCTGGATATCCCCTGTATGACGTGACCTCAAGCGGGCTTACTCAAGCTGTAGAGAAGGTGATCCCATCACCTTTTCAGTCATTTGTAAGATTTGTCGCATGGCTAACACCTACCACAATGAGGGTTAAGAACAAAAGCTGCAGATACAAATCATGCACATATG GACAACCAAACTTTGGGGTGATAGATGTAAATTGGGCTGCTGTACCAGTGAGTGTGAAACTCGAAGTGAGAGATGCCAGGGGAATGCCTGTTCATAGCGTCATTGTATCATTATCTGACCTCCAAACCAGAGACACAGGTTCAAAAGATAGCATAGGAGCACGAGAGCACAGGAAACACTGCTCTTTGGAAGTTACTCTACCATGGATTATCAGATACCGCTTAGCCATCTTGTTCTTTTGCACCTTAGCTG TGCTGCTGCTTCTTCTAGCAGGGCTACTCTATGTCATCGTATCAGCCTTCATTCGGTGCAGCCGAAAGCACAAACTGGATTAA
- the LOC141711825 gene encoding protein LYK5, which translates to MAGNNLNSGHWLLLYLSISCISLILHTSQAQQSYVNNKQLQCLQNYTTTLGYNCSTTPSCLSYVTFRSTPTYNTPVSIANLLNTNSSEVARLNNFSEDSLIKPDTLMIVPITCSCSGAKAPGGPFYQHQTNYSLKFTGETYFSVANDTYQGLTTCQSLISQNTYNYRNLVAGMKLNVPVRCACPSKKQVDDGYKYLLAYLITWGNTVNQIARSLSVSGANNMSVLEANELDEKSIIFPFTPLLVPLKKEPNRLELSVSPPPPPASPTLPINPPTGDDDDDSSKKWVYIGVGIGAGLLLLGSLSGFFVWFFRRQSRKEASQATLVVPNQYSDYQKPVEAGGNPSSSWSISSEGVRYAIGSLAHYKFEELQQATGYFGEANRIKGSVYRGFFNGDSAAVKIMRGDVSTEISILKQINHSNIIRLSGYCVHQGNTYLVYEYAEKGSVSDMLHEPSLVKMDDTVSAGANVLGWIQRVQIAYHIGDALNYLHNCINPPYIHKNLTTSNVLLDSNLRAKVANFRFARSLMDSEKGGGMQLTRHVVGTYGCMAPEYIENGLITPKLDVFAFGVVMLELLSGKEAVQHKSTETGKEDELLTATIVEVLGGENVREKLGEFMDPCLKKQYPLDLAYSMAQLARSCVADDINSRPSSAEVFMTLSKIHSSSLDWDPSDELEYSRSMSHGR; encoded by the coding sequence ATGGCCGGAAACAACCTAAACTCCGGCCACTGGCTGCTACTCTATCTATCCATCTCATGCATATCTCTCATACTCCACACCTCCCAAGCCCAACAATCATATGTCAACAACAAGCAACTCCAGTGTCTGCAAAACTACACAACAACTCTAGGATACAACTGTTCCACCACCCCCAGCTGCCTCTCTTACGTCACTTTCCGATCAACCCCTACTTACAACACCCCTGTATCCATTGCTAATCTCCTCAACACCAACTCCTCTGAAGTTGCCAGGCTCAACAACTTCTCTGAAGACTCTCTTATAAAGCCAGACACTCTAATGATAGTCCCTATAACCTGCTCTTGTTCCGGGGCCAAAGCCCCTGGTGGACCATTTTACCAGCACCAAACTAACTACTCGTTAAAGTTTACGGGAGAAACGTACTTCAGTGTGGCCAACGATACTTACCAGGGCCTCACTACTTGCCAGTCATTGATCTCTCAGAATACTTATAATTATCGAAATTTAGTTGCTGGTATGAAATTGAATGTGCCTGTTAGATGTGCTTGTCCGAGTAAAAAACAGGTTGATGATGGCTATAAGTATCTTCTTGCTTATCTTATTACTTGGGGTAATACTGTTAATCAGATTGCTCGTAGTTTGAGTGTTAGTGGAGCTAATAATATGAGTGTTTTGGAAGCAAATGAGCTTGATGAGAAGAGTATTATTTTCCCCTTCACACCATTGTTGGTTCCACTCAAGAAAGAGCCTAATCGATTGGAATTATCAGTTTCTCCACCTCCCCCGCCCGCTTCTCCTACGTTACCTATTAATCCTCCTActggtgatgatgatgatgattcttcGAAAAAATGGGTATATATTGGAGTTGGAATTGGGGCTGGCTTGCTCCTGCTTGGGTCTTTATCCGGTTTTTTTGTCTGGTTTTTCCGCAGGCAATCAAGAAAAGAAGCTAGTCAAGCTACTTTGGTGGTTCCTAATCAGTATAGTGATTACCAAAAGCCTGTAGAGGCAGGGGGGAATCCATCTTCGTCGTGGTCTATTTCATCGGAAGGGGTGAGGTATGCTATTGGATCTCTTGCACATTACAAGTTTGAGGAGTTGCAGCAGGCCACTGGATATTTCGGGGAAGCAAATAGGATTAAAGGGTCTGTTTATAGGGGTTTTTTCAATGGAGATTCTGCTGCTGTAAAAATAATGAGAGGGGATGTTTCGACTGAGATTAGTATACTCAAGCAGATCAATCATTCTAATATAATCAGGCTTTCTGGTTACTGTGTGCACCAGGGTAACACTTACCTTGTTTATGAGTATGCAGAGAAAGGCTCTGTTAGTGATATGCTGCACGAGCCAAGTCTTGTGAAGATGGATGACACAGTATCTGCTGGTGCTAATGTTTTGGGATGGATTCAGAGGGTTCAAATTGCTTATCACATTGGTGATGCTTTAAATTATCTACATAACTGTATCAACCCTCCTTACATCCACAAGAATTTGACTACTAGCAATGTACTTTTGGACAGCAATTTAAGGGCCAAGGTTGCAAATTTTAGATTTGCAAGGTCTCTAATGGACAGTGAGAAGGGAGGAGGTATGCAACTGACTAGACATGTGGTAGGAACCTATGGGTGTATGGCTCCGGAGTACATTGAAAATGGGCTGATTACTCCTAAACTTGATGTGTTTGCTTTTGGAGTGGTGATGTTGGAGCTCTTGTCTGGTAAAGAAGCTGTGCAACATAAGAGCACTGAGACGGGAAAAGAGGACGAATTGCTTACTGCTACCATTGTTGAGGTACTTGGAGGGGAGAATGTGAGAGAGAAGCTCGGAGAGTTTATGGATCCTTGCCTAAAAAAACAGTACCCACTAGACTTGGCCTACTCCATGGCGCAGCTGGCCAGGAGCTGTGTTGCTGATGATATCAACTCCCGTCCCTCATCTGCAGAGGTTTTTATGACATTATCTAAGATTCATTCCTCCTCTCTAGACTGGGATCCCTCTGACGAACTTGAGTACTCTAGGTCGATGAGCCATGGCAGATAA